A stretch of the Haloarcula ordinaria genome encodes the following:
- a CDS encoding DUF7124 domain-containing protein, whose translation MDGGSGDMTLAFDLDALKQLAYPDSVFTDARQWSEYVGVISEQPTYVVTNFTRKHRIRQDFFSGPRGREESLTNVKEQFDTDRHVFVGTDDEDADLAAAVDWEFLSVTDAAEAAGWELGEPEAPAATDNEDEQRDDWP comes from the coding sequence ATGGACGGCGGCAGCGGCGACATGACCCTCGCGTTCGACTTAGACGCCCTCAAGCAGCTGGCCTATCCCGACAGCGTGTTCACCGACGCGCGCCAGTGGTCCGAGTACGTCGGCGTCATCTCCGAACAGCCCACCTACGTGGTGACGAACTTCACGCGCAAACACCGCATCCGTCAGGACTTCTTCTCGGGCCCGCGGGGCCGCGAGGAGAGTCTGACCAACGTCAAAGAGCAGTTCGACACCGACCGACACGTGTTCGTCGGCACCGACGACGAGGACGCCGACCTCGCGGCGGCCGTCGACTGGGAGTTCCTGTCCGTCACCGACGCGGCCGAGGCCGCTGGATGGGAACTGGGCGAACCCGAGGCGCCCGCGGCGACGGACAACGAAGACGAACAGCGCGACGACTGGCCCTGA
- a CDS encoding NAD(P)/FAD-dependent oxidoreductase, with the protein MSTSHVIIGDGIAGASAAETIREKDPDASVTVLTDEGEALYNRILIKEFAKGKLPEAPISIHDPEWYTDRDIDLELNTHVTDIDVDAHEVNTHTGDTYEYDKLLVATGGTPAQLPVENSDADGLHHFWTFQDARGIAEHAADADQGIIVGAGLLGIDLAAVCAAQGIDAKYLMRGNRWWRYALSEDGAEIIHDALRENGVEPVFDSGVDHFEVDDDGHVTGAVDPNGEQYDGEWAGVAIGLDFNTEFLAGTDIELDDGVVVDEYMQTGAEDVYAAGDITQFYDTILNSRAQNGAWGSAKEQGSVAGQNMVADDEAKEFRWVSSYSITHFDFPFLSFGHPARGDDEAQRKYSDSEWRRLAFENGQLIGGVLIGDLSQQSKFKKLIREERLVAEKKEMLLEKDVDLEAVKEAAPATAE; encoded by the coding sequence ATGAGCACGTCGCACGTGATAATCGGAGATGGCATCGCGGGAGCGTCCGCGGCCGAGACAATCCGGGAGAAAGACCCGGATGCGTCGGTGACCGTCCTCACCGACGAGGGCGAGGCGCTGTACAACCGCATCCTCATCAAGGAGTTCGCGAAGGGCAAGCTCCCCGAGGCCCCCATCTCCATCCACGACCCCGAGTGGTACACCGACCGCGACATCGACCTGGAGCTCAACACGCACGTCACCGACATCGACGTCGACGCTCACGAGGTCAACACGCACACGGGCGACACCTACGAGTACGACAAGCTCCTCGTCGCCACCGGCGGCACGCCCGCCCAGCTCCCCGTCGAGAACTCCGACGCCGACGGCCTCCACCACTTCTGGACCTTCCAGGACGCCCGCGGTATCGCCGAGCACGCCGCCGACGCCGACCAGGGAATCATCGTCGGGGCCGGCCTGCTCGGCATCGACCTCGCGGCGGTCTGTGCCGCCCAGGGCATCGACGCGAAGTACCTGATGCGTGGCAACCGCTGGTGGCGCTACGCGCTCTCGGAGGACGGCGCCGAGATCATCCACGACGCCCTGCGCGAGAACGGCGTCGAACCGGTGTTCGACTCGGGCGTCGACCACTTCGAGGTCGACGACGACGGCCACGTCACCGGCGCGGTCGACCCCAACGGCGAGCAGTACGACGGCGAGTGGGCCGGCGTCGCCATCGGCCTCGACTTCAACACGGAGTTCCTGGCCGGGACCGACATCGAGCTCGACGACGGCGTCGTCGTCGACGAGTACATGCAGACCGGCGCCGAGGACGTCTACGCGGCCGGCGACATCACGCAGTTCTACGACACCATCCTGAACTCCCGCGCCCAGAACGGGGCCTGGGGGTCGGCGAAGGAGCAGGGCTCGGTCGCCGGCCAGAACATGGTCGCCGACGACGAGGCGAAGGAGTTCCGCTGGGTCTCCTCGTACTCGATTACGCACTTCGACTTCCCCTTCCTCTCCTTTGGCCACCCCGCCCGGGGCGACGACGAGGCCCAGCGCAAGTACTCCGACAGCGAGTGGCGCCGACTCGCCTTCGAGAACGGCCAGCTCATCGGCGGCGTCCTCATCGGCGACCTCTCCCAGCAGTCGAAGTTCAAGAAGCTCATCCGCGAGGAGCGCCTCGTGGCCGAGAAGAAGGAGATGCTCCTGGAGAAGGATGTCGACCTCGAGGCCGTGAAGGAAGCCGCGCCCGCGACCGCGGAGTAA
- a CDS encoding DUF5815 family protein yields MAEPRVPGGRESELELPCGEVIDTHDDLHMGIREFDCDCGGTHAVVLDAHPLARFVPEFLEDVLTETIEPADDHEQFTMAHLMGVVIEEFPDQVAVADAAEDGAVGFALAWVTDFDSRRLHEVVVELLVELMEHAVSHAEDDAVMSEFEKQMLQFDVAAFVDQYRRERNFDDRHDTAV; encoded by the coding sequence ATGGCAGAACCGCGCGTGCCCGGCGGCCGCGAGTCCGAACTCGAACTGCCGTGTGGCGAGGTCATCGACACCCACGACGACCTCCACATGGGTATCCGCGAGTTCGACTGCGACTGTGGGGGGACCCACGCCGTCGTGCTGGACGCCCATCCGCTGGCCCGTTTCGTCCCCGAGTTCTTAGAGGACGTGCTCACGGAGACCATCGAACCGGCCGACGACCACGAGCAGTTCACGATGGCCCACCTGATGGGCGTCGTCATCGAGGAGTTCCCCGACCAGGTCGCCGTGGCCGACGCGGCCGAGGACGGCGCCGTGGGCTTCGCGCTGGCCTGGGTGACCGACTTCGACTCCAGGCGACTCCACGAGGTCGTCGTCGAGCTCCTGGTCGAACTGATGGAACACGCCGTCAGCCACGCCGAGGACGACGCGGTGATGAGCGAGTTCGAGAAGCAGATGCTCCAGTTCGACGTCGCGGCGTTCGTCGACCAGTACCGCCGCGAGCGGAACTTCGACGACCGCCACGACACCGCCGTCTGA